From Deltaproteobacteria bacterium:
CGAGAGCGGGGCTCACGGGATTCGCCTTCCCTTGGGTTCGGGCGGCGGCGTGATGTCGAAGGTGCATCCGAGGGCTCGCAGGACCTGGAGGGCCTTGCCCATCTGCGCGGTGGGCTTGCCGGCTTCGAGGTCCACGATGAAGCGCACGCCCACGCCGGCGGTCCCGGCAAGCTCGAACTGTCGCAGGCCGGCCGCCT
This genomic window contains:
- a CDS encoding helix-turn-helix transcriptional regulator, whose product is MPARSLTPADIGDIVRNARKAAGLRQFELAGTAGVGVRFIVDLEAGKPTAQMGKALQVLRALGCTFDITPPPEPKGRRIP